The following proteins are encoded in a genomic region of Galbibacter sp. BG1:
- a CDS encoding ABC transporter ATPase, with translation MFVAFNELSESARVWIYQANRSFTEEEIKELNLKLQSFLGEWTAHGANLKASFEIRYKRFIIIALDQEFNAASGCSIDASVRFIQQLEKDYNVDLLDKMNVSYRQGDFIAYKPLIDFKKMAKDRAVSQNTIVFNNLVTNKEEYQNYWEVPARDSWHARFMN, from the coding sequence ATGTTTGTAGCGTTTAACGAATTATCGGAATCTGCCAGGGTCTGGATCTATCAGGCCAATAGAAGTTTTACTGAAGAAGAAATAAAAGAATTAAACCTCAAACTCCAAAGCTTTTTGGGGGAATGGACGGCGCACGGAGCCAATCTCAAAGCTTCTTTCGAAATACGTTATAAAAGATTTATAATTATAGCACTAGATCAAGAGTTTAACGCTGCCAGTGGTTGTTCTATCGATGCCTCGGTGCGGTTTATACAACAACTCGAAAAAGATTACAACGTCGATCTACTCGATAAAATGAATGTCTCCTACAGACAAGGTGATTTTATCGCCTACAAGCCCCTTATCGATTTTAAAAAAATGGCAAAGGATCGGGCTGTTTCACAAAACACCATTGTGTTTAATAATTTGGTTACCAATAAAGAAGAGTATCAAAACTATTGGGAAGTACCTGCTAGGGATAGCTGGCATGCCAGATTCATGAATTAA
- a CDS encoding (Fe-S)-binding protein: protein MSDTIKVPTMAEMMAEGKTPEVLFWVGCSGSFDDRAKKITKAFVKLLNKANVDFAVLGTEESCTGDPAKRAGNEMLFQMQAMTNIEVLNGYEIKKIVTACPHCFNTLKNEYPSLGGDYEVVHHTQFLRSLLAEGKLTIEGGKFKGKRITFHDPCYLGRANDVYEAPRELIEKLEAELVEMKSCKKRGLCCGAGGAQMFKEPEKGAKDINIERTEQAIETKPEIIAAGCPFCNTMLTDGVKGKDKEGEIAVMDVAELIANAEDL, encoded by the coding sequence ATGAGCGACACAATTAAAGTACCTACAATGGCAGAAATGATGGCGGAAGGTAAAACTCCAGAAGTTTTATTTTGGGTAGGGTGTTCCGGAAGTTTTGATGACAGAGCCAAAAAAATTACAAAAGCATTTGTGAAGTTATTGAACAAAGCAAATGTAGATTTTGCAGTGTTGGGTACCGAAGAAAGTTGTACGGGAGATCCAGCAAAGCGCGCCGGAAACGAAATGTTATTTCAAATGCAGGCGATGACCAATATCGAGGTCTTAAATGGGTATGAAATCAAAAAAATTGTAACCGCTTGTCCGCATTGCTTTAATACGCTTAAAAATGAATATCCTTCCCTAGGAGGAGATTACGAGGTTGTTCACCATACCCAATTTTTACGTTCGCTATTGGCCGAAGGTAAGTTAACCATAGAAGGGGGGAAATTTAAAGGAAAGAGAATTACTTTTCACGATCCCTGCTATTTGGGAAGAGCAAACGATGTTTATGAAGCTCCCCGGGAGTTAATAGAAAAGCTAGAAGCAGAACTGGTAGAAATGAAAAGCTGTAAAAAGAGAGGTTTGTGCTGTGGTGCGGGAGGGGCTCAAATGTTTAAGGAACCCGAAAAAGGTGCTAAAGACATAAATATCGAGCGTACCGAACAAGCTATAGAAACCAAACCAGAAATTATTGCTGCTGGATGTCCATTCTGTAACACCATGTTAACCGATGGGGTAAAAGGCAAAGACAAAGAAGGGGAAATTGCTGTAATGGATGTGGCAGAGCTCATAGCCAACGCAGAGGATCTCTAG
- a CDS encoding phosphoheptose isomerase: protein MNKEEVEKLLNEKLEDGEHISPVLPKGIKNYLIDIDGTICDDIPNEEPERMATAQVYPDALKTLNKWFEEGHIIYFFTSRTEDHRKTTEDWLNRHGFKYHGMVMGKPRGGNYHWIDNHLVKATRYNGKFTDLIDKQVKIQVFDDGKHD from the coding sequence ATGAACAAAGAAGAAGTTGAGAAATTACTTAACGAGAAATTAGAGGACGGGGAACATATAAGTCCGGTCTTGCCTAAGGGAATAAAAAATTATTTAATTGATATTGATGGAACCATCTGCGATGATATTCCCAATGAGGAGCCAGAGCGTATGGCTACGGCACAAGTATATCCAGATGCTTTAAAAACCCTTAACAAGTGGTTTGAAGAAGGGCATATTATTTATTTCTTTACTTCTCGAACAGAAGACCATAGAAAAACTACTGAAGATTGGTTAAATCGTCATGGGTTTAAATACCATGGAATGGTTATGGGTAAACCTAGAGGAGGTAATTACCATTGGATTGATAATCACTTGGTAAAAGCAACAAGATACAACGGTAAATTCACCGATTTAATTGATAAACAAGTGAAAATACAGGTTTTCGACGACGGAAAACACGATTAG
- a CDS encoding (Fe-S)-binding protein: protein MDFIPQILFAIVLLLGIGYFVKNINKLIRNIKLGRAIDRTDNKSERWANMARIALGQQKMVVRPIAGFLHIIVYVGFIVINIEVLEIIIDGLFGTHRIFAPLGAAYDVLIGSFEILAFLVLVSVIVFWLRRNIIKLKRFFYPEMKGWPKNDGNIILYFEMVLMVLFLTMNGADYTLQQMGAPHYVQAGAFPISQFLVPLFDGLSEGTVVLIERSAWWLHIIGILIFLNYLYFSKHLHILLAFPNTWFANLNPKGQFENLESVTNEVKLMMDPDADPFAAPAEGDMDEEPEKFGASDVIDLNQVQLLNAYTCTECGRCTSECPASQTGKKLSPRKIMMDTRDRLEEVGKNIDNNNGTFVDDGKQLLDDYITREELWACTTCNACVEACPVSINPLSIIMDMRRYLVMEQSAAPMELNNMMGNVENNGAPWPYNQMDRLNWKNE from the coding sequence ATGGACTTTATACCTCAAATATTATTTGCAATTGTTTTATTGCTTGGCATTGGCTATTTCGTAAAAAACATCAATAAACTTATTAGAAATATCAAGCTTGGTAGAGCTATCGATCGTACCGATAATAAATCGGAGCGATGGGCGAATATGGCCAGAATAGCCTTAGGACAACAAAAAATGGTGGTAAGGCCTATCGCAGGTTTTTTACATATTATCGTCTATGTAGGGTTTATTGTTATTAATATTGAAGTACTGGAAATTATCATCGATGGACTTTTCGGGACCCACCGTATTTTTGCGCCGCTCGGAGCAGCTTATGATGTCCTTATCGGTTCTTTTGAAATTTTAGCATTTCTAGTATTGGTTTCGGTAATTGTTTTTTGGTTACGAAGAAATATAATCAAACTGAAGCGTTTCTTTTATCCTGAAATGAAAGGGTGGCCAAAGAACGATGGAAACATCATTCTTTATTTCGAAATGGTATTGATGGTTCTTTTCTTGACAATGAATGGAGCCGACTATACCTTGCAACAAATGGGAGCACCACATTACGTTCAAGCAGGGGCTTTTCCCATAAGTCAGTTTCTTGTTCCTTTATTCGATGGATTAAGCGAAGGAACCGTTGTTTTAATTGAAAGAAGTGCCTGGTGGCTTCATATTATCGGGATTTTAATATTTCTGAACTACCTATATTTTTCAAAGCACTTACATATTCTATTGGCATTTCCAAATACTTGGTTCGCCAATTTAAATCCGAAGGGACAATTTGAAAACTTAGAATCTGTTACCAATGAAGTTAAATTGATGATGGATCCAGATGCAGACCCTTTTGCTGCTCCAGCCGAAGGGGATATGGATGAGGAGCCAGAAAAGTTTGGAGCTTCAGATGTTATTGATTTAAACCAAGTACAGCTATTGAATGCTTATACATGTACCGAATGTGGAAGGTGTACGAGCGAATGCCCGGCAAGTCAAACCGGGAAAAAACTATCGCCGAGAAAGATCATGATGGACACAAGGGATCGTCTTGAGGAAGTTGGTAAAAATATAGATAACAACAATGGGACTTTTGTAGACGATGGGAAACAGCTGCTCGACGATTATATTACCCGGGAGGAGCTTTGGGCGTGTACCACTTGTAACGCTTGTGTAGAGGCCTGCCCCGTAAGTATCAATCCGCTTTCTATTATTATGGATATGCGCCGTTATTTGGTGATGGAGCAATCTGCGGCACCAATGGAACTAAATAATATGATGGGGAATGTAGAAAACAATGGAGCTCCATGGCCATACAACCAAATGGATAGATTGAACTGGAAGAACGAATAA
- a CDS encoding MlaD family protein — protein MKLTKELKTGIIVVGGIVLFILGFTFLKGHELFSSSRTYYAVYQNVNGVSSGTGVSINGLQVGNVNDISFVNGKGNLVITFTVDSEFQFSKNSIAEIYDTGIIGGKSLRVIPVYDGSPQSKSGDTLKSNVEPGLTDLVSQKLNPLQKGIDNLLKNADSVMVGVDDILDEESRANIKSSIANLDKVIANFGEASGTLKELLNTNQEKLNRSLTNIDNLSSNLSNVSDSLAKADIGAALADLQSSMAKLDNVMTKIESGDGSVGKLLNDEELYTNLTDASTELELLLEDLRLNPKRYVHFSLFGKKAKPYEAPEEESKETNEE, from the coding sequence TTGAAATTAACTAAGGAACTTAAAACCGGAATTATAGTTGTAGGTGGTATTGTCTTGTTTATTTTGGGCTTTACTTTTTTAAAAGGACATGAGCTTTTTAGCTCCAGCAGAACCTACTATGCTGTATACCAAAATGTAAATGGTGTTTCTTCTGGCACAGGTGTTAGTATAAATGGCCTTCAGGTGGGTAATGTTAACGATATAAGTTTTGTAAATGGCAAAGGTAATTTAGTGATCACTTTTACAGTGGACAGCGAATTTCAGTTTTCCAAAAACAGTATCGCAGAAATTTATGACACCGGTATTATTGGTGGTAAGAGCTTAAGGGTTATTCCTGTTTACGACGGAAGTCCGCAATCGAAATCTGGGGATACTTTAAAAAGTAATGTAGAACCAGGACTTACCGATCTGGTAAGCCAAAAATTGAATCCACTTCAAAAAGGAATAGACAACTTGCTTAAAAATGCCGATTCGGTAATGGTGGGGGTAGACGATATTCTAGATGAAGAAAGCCGCGCAAATATTAAATCCAGCATCGCCAACCTCGACAAGGTTATTGCCAATTTTGGGGAAGCTTCGGGGACTTTAAAAGAACTTCTTAATACCAATCAAGAAAAATTAAACAGGTCGTTGACCAATATAGATAATTTATCAAGCAACCTATCCAATGTGAGCGATAGTTTGGCCAAAGCAGATATTGGCGCTGCACTTGCAGATTTGCAAAGCAGTATGGCGAAGCTTGATAATGTAATGACAAAAATTGAATCTGGTGACGGTTCGGTAGGTAAATTGTTGAACGATGAAGAGTTGTACACTAATCTTACAGATGCTTCCACAGAATTGGAATTGCTTTTGGAGGATCTTCGATTGAATCCAAAGCGATATGTTCATTTTTCATTATTCGGAAAAAAAGCAAAGCCTTACGAAGCTCCAGAAGAAGAATCTAAAGAAACTAACGAAGAATAG
- a CDS encoding N-acetylmuramoyl-L-alanine amidase — protein MNRFFSALFLILGLGLFQPVFPFSKNQSKNDKFTVVLDAGHGGHDPGNMGNGFKEKDIALKIVLQVGAILEQDPNIKVIYTRKDDSFVDLYVRGKIANEAKADLFVSVHCNSHNSSAHGTETFVLGLHANERNFEVAKKENSVIYLEDDYEVNYAGYDINSPESFIGLTIMQEEFLDQSISLAKSIQDNFTGRLKRVDRGVKQAGFIVLHQTFMPSVLVETGFLTYKPEGSYLNSSKGKSDMATSIASAIIKYKKHVDENVGGDFSYEVEDHSLPPVSNKNTSVETAAGVTFRVQIAAGSNSIETKSYNFKGLSPISREKEGSVYRYYYGETVNYEAVKQLQQEAINKGYRSSFIVAFKSGEKVKVSSVVNSLSN, from the coding sequence ATGAATAGATTTTTTAGTGCATTATTTTTAATACTTGGTCTAGGCTTGTTCCAGCCTGTATTTCCATTCAGCAAAAATCAATCCAAAAACGATAAGTTTACGGTTGTTTTAGATGCCGGCCATGGAGGGCATGATCCAGGGAATATGGGTAACGGTTTTAAAGAGAAAGACATAGCGCTTAAAATTGTATTGCAAGTAGGGGCAATTTTGGAGCAGGATCCCAATATAAAAGTTATTTATACCCGAAAAGACGATAGTTTTGTGGATTTGTACGTACGCGGAAAAATTGCGAATGAGGCGAAAGCGGATCTTTTTGTATCTGTTCACTGCAATTCCCATAACTCAAGTGCGCATGGTACCGAAACCTTTGTGTTGGGTCTGCATGCCAATGAAAGAAACTTTGAGGTTGCCAAAAAGGAGAACTCCGTAATTTATTTGGAAGACGACTATGAGGTAAACTATGCTGGATACGATATTAATTCCCCAGAGTCTTTTATTGGGCTAACCATCATGCAAGAGGAGTTCTTGGACCAGAGTATTTCCCTTGCAAAATCCATACAGGATAATTTTACAGGGAGGCTAAAACGCGTGGATAGAGGGGTAAAACAGGCGGGATTTATCGTTTTGCACCAAACATTTATGCCAAGTGTTTTGGTGGAAACCGGGTTTTTAACCTATAAGCCAGAAGGCTCTTATCTAAATTCCAGTAAGGGTAAATCAGATATGGCCACTTCTATAGCGAGTGCCATAATAAAGTATAAAAAACATGTGGATGAGAATGTAGGAGGCGATTTCTCTTATGAGGTGGAAGATCATTCCCTGCCGCCGGTGTCCAATAAAAATACTTCAGTAGAAACTGCGGCTGGCGTTACTTTTAGGGTTCAAATTGCCGCCGGCTCCAATTCTATTGAAACCAAATCTTACAATTTCAAGGGGCTATCACCTATCAGCAGGGAAAAAGAAGGAAGTGTCTATCGATATTATTATGGGGAAACCGTGAATTATGAAGCTGTGAAGCAATTGCAGCAAGAAGCTATTAACAAAGGCTATAGGAGTAGTTTTATAGTAGCCTTTAAAAGTGGTGAGAAAGTAAAAGTGAGTTCAGTGGTCAATTCCCTGTCAAATTAG
- a CDS encoding putative LPS assembly protein LptD, with translation MQAKKHNILLALFSLFISGFFYAQERPQVQTLNIEAQEEITPRDTLSITAQDILTNVAEIDTTQTDSIAKDSTKQGFLKGKINYKAKDYMKMSRKEKKIYLYNEAEVYYQDYELKSGIIVIDYTTNEVYAGRIKDSTGALIQPPYFKQGNSVIEPDSIRFNFDTKKALIFNSRTEQSVGEAMNVFAEIVKKENDSVYFLKEGKITTSDDIDDPDYYIRVRKGKFVPNKKIIAGFSNMYIADVPTPIAIPFAYFPMSQERRNSGIIMPTPGQTNQRGYSLQNGGYYFAISDYFDLALLGDYYTNGSYGLRTETNYAQRYKFRGALRFRYENNVTSQRGFPDYSRSTIYNIQWNHSQDAKASPNSRLSASVNFGSSQYYQDSFNQLNTPNFLNNTLQSSISYNKTFPGTPMVNLNATTSIQQNTRDQSVNMTLPTLQASMERIFPFASKDGAKRGIIQNINFQYNFRAENQIRTIDTLLFKSEMFDDAKVGFQHTIPISTNFKIFKFFSTSVGANYNEVWQLKTLKYNNYDPILEDTPIDTLSGFERFGTYNLNASIGTTLYGTFNFGEDKKVQAIRHTVRPSVSYGYTPAFDQYYDQYIDEDGEVVQYTPFENGLYGTPSLNNSNNIGMSVSNVVEAKVRDKDTTATEPRKVMLLNNLNFSTSYNIVADSLPWSPVRVSGGTQFFQNKMNVNFGATLDPYAVDNTGTRIDVFNYENGGSLFRMTSANVNVSYSINSKFFEGEDDEQQTDNTQSGGRDDDLFGRAQDFSDDRTFANEDNKPTEDTPTEAYRGKLPWDLRLAYSLTYSNSNRQNEFTNNSLMFSGNIDLTPQWKVGVSSGYDFKQKGFTYTQLRFARDLKSFRLNFNWVPFSSRASWFFFIGIKSSMLSDLKWEKRSEPDKRL, from the coding sequence TTGCAAGCAAAGAAACATAACATACTTTTAGCGCTGTTTTCTCTGTTTATCAGTGGTTTTTTTTATGCACAAGAAAGACCTCAAGTTCAAACCCTAAATATCGAGGCTCAAGAAGAAATTACTCCAAGAGACACTTTGAGCATAACCGCTCAAGACATCCTCACCAATGTCGCTGAAATAGACACTACACAAACCGATAGCATTGCAAAGGATTCTACCAAGCAAGGCTTTTTAAAAGGAAAAATAAATTATAAGGCCAAAGACTACATGAAAATGAGTCGTAAAGAAAAGAAGATCTATCTTTACAATGAAGCCGAAGTCTATTATCAAGATTACGAATTAAAATCGGGTATCATTGTTATAGACTACACCACAAACGAAGTATATGCCGGTAGAATAAAAGACTCTACAGGAGCGCTTATTCAACCTCCATATTTTAAACAGGGAAACAGTGTTATAGAGCCCGATTCCATCCGGTTTAATTTCGACACCAAAAAAGCCCTTATATTCAATTCGCGTACAGAACAATCTGTCGGGGAGGCGATGAATGTTTTTGCGGAAATCGTAAAAAAGGAAAACGATTCTGTTTATTTCTTAAAAGAAGGAAAAATCACCACCTCCGACGACATCGATGATCCCGATTACTATATTAGGGTTCGGAAAGGGAAATTTGTGCCCAACAAAAAGATCATCGCCGGGTTTAGTAACATGTATATAGCCGATGTTCCCACACCTATAGCCATTCCATTTGCTTATTTCCCGATGTCTCAAGAAAGGAGAAACTCCGGTATTATTATGCCAACCCCGGGACAAACCAATCAGCGAGGGTATTCTTTGCAAAACGGAGGATACTATTTTGCAATTAGCGACTATTTCGACTTGGCACTTCTGGGAGATTATTACACCAATGGAAGTTACGGACTGAGAACGGAAACCAATTATGCACAGCGCTATAAATTTCGAGGTGCTTTGCGTTTTCGTTATGAAAATAACGTAACTAGCCAAAGAGGTTTCCCCGATTATAGCAGAAGTACCATTTACAACATTCAGTGGAATCATAGTCAGGACGCCAAAGCGAGTCCGAATTCCCGACTTTCTGCCTCCGTAAACTTTGGTAGTAGTCAGTATTACCAGGATTCCTTTAATCAATTAAACACCCCTAACTTTCTTAACAACACTTTACAATCGTCGATATCGTACAATAAGACATTCCCGGGGACACCTATGGTGAATTTAAATGCAACAACTTCGATTCAGCAAAATACCCGCGATCAATCAGTAAACATGACGCTTCCTACTTTACAGGCCAGTATGGAACGTATATTCCCTTTCGCCTCTAAAGATGGTGCCAAACGGGGAATTATTCAGAATATAAATTTTCAATATAATTTTCGCGCAGAAAATCAAATTCGAACTATAGATACCCTTCTATTTAAATCTGAAATGTTTGACGATGCCAAGGTTGGTTTTCAGCACACCATCCCGATCAGTACAAACTTCAAAATATTTAAATTTTTCAGTACATCCGTAGGGGCAAATTACAACGAAGTTTGGCAGCTAAAGACACTTAAATACAACAACTACGATCCGATTCTAGAAGACACGCCAATAGATACCTTAAGTGGTTTTGAGCGCTTTGGGACCTATAACCTCAACGCGAGTATTGGTACCACACTCTACGGAACTTTCAATTTTGGCGAAGACAAAAAAGTTCAGGCAATCCGGCATACGGTTAGACCTTCTGTGAGTTATGGCTATACACCAGCCTTCGATCAATATTACGATCAATATATAGATGAAGATGGTGAAGTAGTACAATACACCCCATTTGAAAATGGTCTTTACGGAACACCCAGTTTAAATAATTCCAACAACATTGGGATGTCGGTGAGTAATGTAGTAGAAGCCAAAGTAAGGGACAAGGACACCACAGCTACCGAACCGAGAAAGGTGATGCTGCTGAACAACCTAAACTTTAGCACCTCCTATAATATCGTAGCAGATTCCCTTCCATGGAGCCCCGTTAGGGTAAGTGGGGGAACGCAGTTCTTTCAAAACAAAATGAACGTAAACTTTGGAGCTACCCTAGACCCTTATGCCGTTGACAACACCGGAACTAGAATTGACGTTTTTAATTATGAAAACGGAGGAAGTTTATTTAGAATGACCAGCGCCAATGTTAATGTGAGTTATTCCATTAACAGTAAGTTTTTTGAAGGGGAAGATGATGAGCAACAAACAGACAATACACAAAGTGGTGGTCGCGATGATGATTTATTTGGTAGGGCGCAAGACTTTAGTGACGATAGAACCTTCGCGAACGAAGACAACAAACCTACGGAAGATACCCCAACGGAAGCTTACCGAGGAAAGTTACCATGGGACTTAAGATTGGCTTATTCCCTCACCTACTCCAACTCCAACCGACAAAATGAGTTTACCAATAATTCTCTAATGTTTTCGGGAAATATAGACCTTACCCCGCAATGGAAGGTAGGTGTTTCCTCGGGATACGATTTCAAACAAAAGGGATTCACCTATACCCAGCTCCGTTTTGCACGGGACTTAAAAAGTTTTAGACTGAATTTCAACTGGGTTCCCTTTAGCAGCCGTGCGTCGTGGTTTTTCTTTATCGGAATTAAATCTTCGATGTTAAGCGACCTGAAATGGGAAAAACGAAGTGAACCAGATAAGCGATTGTAA
- a CDS encoding RidA family protein, whose amino-acid sequence MKKIINTDKAPAPLGPYNQAVLANDTLFISGQIAIDPETNELLTSDVEDEAKQVMKNLEAVLKAAEMTFENVVKSSIFLSDMGNFAKINEIYGAYFDEETAPARETVAVKTLPKNVNVEISMIAVR is encoded by the coding sequence ATGAAAAAAATAATAAACACCGATAAAGCTCCAGCTCCACTTGGACCTTACAACCAAGCGGTATTGGCGAATGATACCTTATTTATTTCCGGACAGATAGCAATCGATCCAGAGACGAATGAATTATTGACTTCAGACGTGGAGGATGAAGCAAAGCAAGTGATGAAAAATTTGGAAGCTGTTTTAAAAGCTGCTGAAATGACTTTTGAAAATGTCGTTAAAAGTTCGATTTTCTTAAGCGACATGGGAAATTTCGCAAAAATAAATGAGATTTATGGCGCTTATTTTGATGAAGAAACTGCTCCAGCAAGAGAAACCGTTGCCGTAAAAACACTTCCCAAAAACGTGAATGTGGAAATCTCCATGATTGCGGTGAGGTAG
- a CDS encoding DeoR/GlpR family DNA-binding transcription regulator gives MLKAERKQVLLNEVRIHNRILLTDIAEMLNVSIDTVRRDVTELHKENKLKKVHGGAISLGFDNYNIRREDVYSLEQKSHIANKAISLIKNGQVILLTGGTTNMELARLLPPELNITCFTPSLPVASILLSKHNVDLIFVGGKISKSSQIAVGGETLRFLADIKADICFLGTNSIDADSGLTEFDWDIVQLKKAMIQSSRKVVAPVISEKLNTAQRYKICSMAEVDILITELSPENSKLKPFKQRDILIM, from the coding sequence ATGTTAAAAGCGGAACGAAAACAAGTACTTCTAAATGAAGTAAGAATTCATAATAGAATCTTACTTACTGATATTGCTGAGATGTTAAATGTTTCTATTGATACGGTGAGACGGGATGTAACGGAATTACATAAAGAAAACAAGTTAAAAAAAGTTCACGGTGGTGCTATTTCACTTGGATTTGATAATTATAATATAAGGAGAGAAGATGTATATTCTTTAGAGCAGAAGTCTCATATAGCAAATAAGGCAATTAGTTTAATTAAAAACGGTCAGGTTATATTGCTTACAGGAGGGACTACCAATATGGAACTTGCAAGACTTCTTCCTCCCGAACTTAATATTACGTGTTTCACGCCAAGTCTACCTGTAGCCAGTATATTGCTAAGCAAACATAACGTAGACCTGATTTTTGTAGGAGGTAAAATTTCCAAAAGTTCCCAGATTGCTGTAGGAGGGGAAACTTTGAGGTTTCTGGCAGATATTAAAGCTGATATTTGCTTTTTAGGAACCAACTCCATTGATGCCGATTCGGGTTTAACCGAATTCGATTGGGATATTGTTCAGCTCAAAAAAGCAATGATCCAATCCTCCCGGAAAGTAGTCGCCCCTGTTATTTCTGAAAAGCTAAATACTGCCCAGCGCTATAAAATATGCAGTATGGCTGAGGTCGATATTTTAATTACCGAGCTATCTCCAGAAAACAGCAAATTAAAGCCGTTTAAGCAAAGGGATATTCTAATTATGTAA